The Spirosoma foliorum genome has a window encoding:
- a CDS encoding type I restriction-modification system subunit M: MTQQQQQLGKTLWKIADDLRGAMNADDFRDYMLSFLFLRYLSYNYEEAAKKELGSDYPETPTFLISEFGVTTPLQLWYENNPDDIDEFEKQMRRKVHYVIKPQYLWSNITEMARTQDDELLATLDKGFKYIQDESFDSAFQGLFSEINLNSDKLGKTAPDRNKKLCTIIQKIAEGIADFSTDSDTLGDAYEYLIGQFAAGSGKKAGEFYTPQQISTILSEIVALDSQDPSAGPKKKFDKILDFACGSGSLLLNVRHRVKDNGGFIGKLYGQEKNITTYNLARMNMLLHGMKDTEFEIFHGDTLLNQWDLLDEPNPSKKTEFDAIVANPPFSLRWEPNDTLAEDFRFKSYGLAPKSAADFAFLLHGFHFLKEEGTMAIILPHGVLFRGGAEERIRTKLLKDNHIDTVIGLPSNLFYSTGIPVCILVLKKCKRQDDVLFISASEHYVKGKRQNALDEGHIKKIVETYQFRPEHIERYARRVSIEEIEQNNYNLNISRYVSTSIDEVKIDLNDVSQKLASINETIKINTDKHNEFLKELGLNLI; the protein is encoded by the coding sequence ATGACACAACAGCAGCAACAATTAGGTAAAACCCTCTGGAAAATAGCAGATGATTTACGAGGAGCCATGAATGCGGATGATTTCCGTGATTATATGCTTTCGTTTCTCTTTCTTCGGTATTTGTCTTACAATTATGAAGAAGCGGCAAAAAAGGAATTAGGCTCAGATTATCCCGAAACCCCCACATTTCTCATTTCAGAATTTGGCGTAACCACACCATTGCAACTGTGGTACGAGAACAATCCTGATGATATTGACGAATTTGAAAAGCAAATGCGGAGAAAGGTCCACTACGTGATTAAGCCACAGTATTTGTGGAGTAACATCACAGAAATGGCAAGAACGCAGGATGACGAATTGTTAGCCACTCTGGATAAAGGCTTTAAATACATTCAGGATGAATCGTTTGACAGCGCCTTTCAGGGATTATTTTCTGAAATCAATTTAAACTCAGACAAACTCGGAAAAACGGCCCCAGATCGAAACAAAAAGCTGTGCACGATCATTCAGAAAATTGCGGAAGGCATTGCCGATTTTTCGACTGATTCAGATACCCTGGGCGATGCTTACGAGTATTTAATTGGCCAGTTTGCAGCAGGTTCCGGCAAAAAGGCGGGGGAATTTTATACACCGCAACAAATCTCTACCATCCTTTCAGAAATTGTAGCCCTGGACAGCCAGGATCCCTCGGCAGGTCCTAAAAAGAAGTTCGACAAAATTCTCGACTTTGCCTGTGGTTCGGGCTCTTTGTTGCTCAATGTCAGACATCGGGTAAAAGACAATGGAGGGTTTATTGGCAAACTATACGGTCAGGAAAAGAACATCACGACCTACAACCTTGCCCGAATGAATATGCTCTTACACGGTATGAAAGATACTGAGTTCGAGATTTTTCACGGCGATACGTTACTCAATCAATGGGATTTGTTAGATGAACCGAATCCATCGAAAAAAACAGAATTTGATGCTATCGTTGCCAATCCACCGTTTAGTTTGCGTTGGGAGCCAAACGATACGCTGGCCGAAGACTTTCGGTTCAAAAGTTACGGCTTAGCCCCAAAATCAGCCGCCGACTTTGCGTTTTTGCTTCATGGGTTTCATTTCTTAAAAGAAGAAGGCACCATGGCCATCATCTTGCCCCACGGCGTGTTGTTTCGGGGTGGTGCCGAAGAACGAATCCGCACCAAACTACTGAAAGACAACCACATCGATACCGTTATTGGCTTGCCTTCCAACCTGTTTTATTCAACAGGTATTCCCGTTTGTATTTTGGTTTTGAAAAAATGTAAAAGACAGGATGATGTATTATTTATCAGTGCCAGTGAGCATTACGTAAAAGGCAAACGACAAAACGCTTTAGACGAGGGACACATTAAAAAAATCGTAGAGACGTATCAGTTCAGACCGGAACATATTGAACGCTATGCCCGAAGAGTCTCCATAGAAGAAATTGAACAGAATAATTACAATCTGAATATTTCCCGATACGTCAGCACGTCAATCGATGAAGTAAAAATTGACCTAAACGATGTTAGTCAGAAACTGGCTTCGATTAATGAAACTATAAAAATCAATACCGACAAACACAATGAATTTTTGAAAGAGTTAGGACTCAATTTAATTTGA
- a CDS encoding restriction endonuclease subunit S, protein MSEENKVIPELRFPEFKDEGEWEEKTLDEVATFLKGKGISKSDIVEKGILPCIRYGQLYTHYKETINEVISYTNAPAEDLILSQINDVIIPSSGETKEDIATASCVMKAGIALGGDLNIIRSNTDGIFLSYYLSNAKKKEISKMAQGISVVHLYSSQLKNLKIQIPSKAEQQKIASCLSSLDVIITAHSQKLELLKEHKKSLMQNLFPQEGETVPQYRFPEFVNDGDWKEKKLGELSEIGRGKSKHRPRDATFLYGGKYPFVQTGDIKKAALYLTEYNQTYSEEGLKQSKLWNEGTLCITIAANIAETAILKIKACFPDSIIGLVPNNDVADGLFIKYLFDEYKSQIQNLSQGVAQDNLNQEKLLQIKFLFPTLSEQKKIASCLSSLDELIAAQADKIDQLKLHKKGLMQALFPKMDE, encoded by the coding sequence ATGAGTGAAGAAAATAAAGTAATACCCGAATTGCGCTTTCCTGAGTTTAAGGATGAGGGGGAATGGGAGGAAAAGACATTAGACGAAGTTGCAACGTTTTTAAAAGGGAAAGGAATTTCAAAGTCTGATATAGTTGAAAAGGGAATATTACCATGTATTAGATATGGGCAGCTATACACTCATTATAAAGAAACAATCAATGAAGTAATTTCATACACAAATGCTCCCGCAGAAGATTTGATTTTAAGTCAAATAAATGATGTAATTATCCCTTCCTCAGGTGAAACAAAAGAGGACATTGCTACAGCTTCATGTGTAATGAAAGCCGGGATCGCATTAGGTGGCGATTTAAATATAATTCGTTCAAATACTGATGGAATTTTCCTTTCTTATTATTTGAGCAATGCAAAAAAGAAAGAAATATCAAAAATGGCACAAGGAATATCAGTTGTGCATCTATATTCAAGCCAATTAAAAAATCTAAAAATTCAGATACCCTCAAAAGCAGAACAACAAAAAATCGCTTCCTGCCTTTCTTCTTTAGATGTAATAATTACAGCACACAGCCAGAAATTAGAGTTACTCAAAGAGCACAAAAAAAGCTTGATGCAAAACCTTTTTCCGCAAGAAGGAGAAACTGTTCCTCAGTATCGTTTTCCAGAGTTTGTGAATGATGGGGATTGGAAGGAGAAGAAGTTAGGAGAACTTTCGGAAATTGGAAGAGGAAAATCAAAGCACAGGCCGAGAGACGCAACATTTTTATATGGTGGTAAATACCCATTTGTGCAAACAGGTGATATAAAAAAGGCAGCTTTGTACTTAACTGAATATAATCAAACTTATTCAGAGGAAGGCCTGAAGCAAAGTAAATTATGGAATGAAGGAACACTATGTATAACTATTGCTGCAAACATAGCAGAAACTGCAATTTTAAAAATTAAAGCGTGTTTTCCTGACAGTATAATTGGATTAGTTCCCAATAATGACGTAGCGGACGGGCTTTTTATTAAGTACTTATTTGATGAATATAAAAGTCAAATACAAAATCTTTCTCAAGGAGTAGCTCAAGATAATTTAAATCAAGAGAAATTATTGCAAATAAAATTTCTCTTCCCTACGCTTTCCGAGCAAAAAAAAATCGCTTCCTGCCTTTCTTCATTAGACGAACTCATTGCAGCACAAGCAGATAAAATAGATCAGTTGAAACTACATAAAAAAGGGTTAATGCAGGCGTTGTTTCCTAAAATGGATGAGTAA
- a CDS encoding PDDEXK nuclease domain-containing protein has translation MKNHTMNDDNSTPAAINEAAYSEILQQAVAEIRVARTLLARQVNSTANSVYWKLGKLLFDKQLAEGYGSSVVKQLSVDLKNEFPDMGLSPRNLWNMKRFYERYYQEDTKLLQAVAVLPWGHNLLLLDKIQSPDEARFYANEVLTKGWSRDLLLNAIKMDSYSRAEQQLKFHNFSSTLPEASADYANEVFKSSYNLGFLGITEPVKELELENRLIAKIRAFILELGKGFSFIGNQYRLEYNGKEYFVDMLFFHRGLRSLVAIELKIGSFKAEYVGKMNLYLSLLDKLEKSETENQSIGIILCADKDHLDVEIALQDINKPIGVAEYQLLLPKEELQTLVLNEMKSELGLNGLNDDRISRAE, from the coding sequence ATGAAAAATCACACAATGAACGATGATAACAGTACGCCAGCAGCTATAAACGAAGCAGCGTATAGCGAAATACTGCAACAAGCTGTCGCCGAAATCCGCGTTGCCCGGACGTTGCTGGCCAGGCAGGTAAACAGTACGGCCAATTCGGTGTATTGGAAGTTGGGCAAATTGTTGTTTGACAAGCAATTGGCGGAAGGATATGGCAGTAGCGTGGTGAAGCAGTTATCCGTTGACCTCAAAAACGAATTCCCGGACATGGGCCTGTCACCTCGGAATCTGTGGAATATGAAACGCTTTTACGAGCGTTACTACCAGGAAGACACAAAACTGCTACAGGCCGTGGCAGTTTTGCCGTGGGGACATAACCTCCTGTTGCTGGATAAGATACAATCACCAGATGAGGCCAGATTTTATGCCAACGAGGTACTGACAAAAGGATGGTCTAGGGATTTGCTGCTCAACGCCATTAAGATGGACAGTTATAGCCGTGCTGAACAGCAACTAAAATTCCACAATTTCAGTAGTACGTTGCCGGAAGCCAGTGCCGACTATGCCAATGAAGTTTTTAAAAGTTCGTACAATCTGGGGTTTCTGGGCATTACCGAACCCGTAAAAGAGCTGGAACTGGAAAACAGGTTGATCGCCAAAATCAGGGCGTTTATATTGGAGTTGGGCAAAGGGTTTTCGTTCATTGGCAACCAATACCGACTGGAATACAACGGCAAAGAATATTTTGTAGATATGCTTTTCTTTCACCGGGGCCTGCGGTCGTTGGTAGCCATTGAACTCAAAATAGGCAGTTTCAAAGCCGAGTATGTGGGCAAAATGAACCTGTATCTTTCCCTGCTCGATAAATTGGAAAAGAGCGAAACCGAGAACCAGTCGATTGGGATTATTCTCTGCGCCGACAAAGACCATCTGGACGTAGAAATAGCCTTACAAGACATCAACAAACCCATTGGCGTAGCCGAATACCAGCTTTTGCTGCCGAAAGAGGAGCTGCAGACCCTGGTGTTGAACGAAATGAAATCAGAATTAGGATTAAACGGATTGAATGATGATAGGATTAGTAGAGCCGAATAG
- a CDS encoding arsenic transporter yields MPHSIIWIITILSIGGIIIRPLKIPEFIWAVTGATLLLILGLITPAEGLSGIAKGTDVYLFLIGMMLLAETAREEGLFDWLAAHATRQANGSAIRLFGLIYLVGIVVTTFLSNDATAVVLTPAVAAAVKTAKVKNPLPYLFICAFIANAASFVLPISNPANLVIYGTHMPPLVVWLGYYTLPSVVSVATTYTILRFTQRDELRESIAQDIFIPTLSPGGRLAIIGLTITALILLGASALDEPLGLPTAITGCLTSALVLIRARKNPWVVIKDVSWAVLPLVAGLFVLVEALAKTGVIEELTTLLRTNTAQSVSETTWLSGVGVAIACNLVNNLPAGLIAGTVVQAGQVPEVIKSAILIGVDLGPNLSVTGSLATILWLVALRREGQSVSAWEFLKLGALVMTIPLLCTLGAIWLYYRYV; encoded by the coding sequence ATGCCTCATAGTATTATCTGGATAATTACCATTTTGTCGATTGGTGGAATCATCATTCGCCCTTTAAAAATACCTGAATTCATTTGGGCAGTTACTGGGGCAACCCTCTTGCTCATTCTTGGCCTGATTACCCCTGCTGAAGGTCTGTCGGGTATTGCCAAAGGAACGGATGTGTACCTGTTCCTGATCGGCATGATGCTGCTCGCCGAAACAGCTCGGGAAGAGGGGCTTTTCGATTGGCTGGCAGCCCATGCAACCAGGCAGGCTAATGGATCGGCCATCCGGCTTTTCGGGTTAATTTATTTGGTAGGTATCGTGGTTACGACTTTTTTGTCCAATGATGCTACAGCCGTTGTGCTTACTCCAGCCGTAGCGGCCGCCGTTAAAACGGCGAAGGTTAAGAATCCACTGCCCTATTTGTTTATCTGTGCCTTCATCGCCAATGCCGCTTCGTTTGTACTGCCGATCTCTAACCCAGCCAATCTGGTTATTTACGGCACGCACATGCCTCCTTTAGTAGTCTGGTTAGGCTATTATACATTGCCCTCCGTTGTATCGGTTGCCACTACCTACACAATCCTGCGCTTCACCCAGCGCGATGAGTTACGAGAGTCTATTGCGCAGGATATTTTCATTCCGACCCTGTCGCCGGGTGGGCGTTTAGCCATTATCGGTCTTACCATAACCGCGCTTATTCTGCTGGGGGCGTCGGCGCTTGATGAACCGCTGGGTCTACCCACAGCTATAACCGGTTGTCTCACCTCCGCGCTGGTGCTGATCAGGGCCAGAAAAAATCCCTGGGTCGTTATCAAAGACGTGTCCTGGGCTGTGCTGCCGCTGGTAGCAGGGCTGTTTGTGCTGGTGGAAGCCCTGGCTAAGACCGGTGTTATTGAGGAGCTAACTACGCTGTTACGGACCAATACAGCCCAGTCAGTATCGGAAACAACCTGGTTGAGTGGCGTCGGTGTAGCAATTGCCTGTAACCTGGTTAATAACCTACCTGCCGGGTTGATTGCAGGCACAGTCGTGCAGGCTGGTCAGGTTCCTGAGGTGATCAAAAGTGCGATTCTGATCGGCGTTGATTTGGGCCCCAATTTGTCAGTTACAGGTTCGCTGGCTACGATATTATGGCTGGTTGCGCTGCGCCGGGAAGGCCAGTCGGTCAGCGCATGGGAATTTCTCAAACTGGGTGCCCTGGTCATGACGATACCATTACTTTGTACGCTGGGTGCAATCTGGCTTTATTACCGATACGTTTAA
- a CDS encoding type I restriction endonuclease subunit R, translated as MNKETQIEGKLIEQLKGLKYIYRPDITDRKSLETNFRQKFDALNRVRLTDSEYFRLREEIINPDVFIASKLLRERQYFQREDGTPLHYTLVNIKDWCRNDFEVISQLRINTENSHQRYDIILLINGLPVVQVELKKLDVSPRKAIQQIVDYKNEPGNGYGNSLLCFMQLFIVSNGSKTLYFANNKNQHFTFNADEQFLPVYELADINNKKINNLHDFTDTFLTKCTLGEMISKYMVLVESEQKLLVMRPYQIYAVKAIVDCIKDNRGNGYIWHTTGSGKTLTSFKASTLLKNNPDIEKCLFVVDRKDLDRQTREEFNKFQEGSVEENTNTETLVRRLLSTDYADKVIVTTIQKLGLALDGTYKKNYKERLEPLRNKRIAFIFDECHRSQFGDNHKAIKEFFPKAQLFGFTGTPIFDENATYNIREGEYASYKTTKDIFEKQLHAYTITHAIEDKNVLRFHIDYFKGKGDQQAKPGEAVAQQAVVDAILAKHNAATNQRKFNAILATASINNAIDYYRLFKETQKKKRNETPDYIPLTIACVFSPPAQLIAKEGDQQSQKNAADIKQLQEDLTQEKEDNQQNPEEKKKALTEIIADYNKQFGTNHSINEFDLYYQDVQRRIKDQKYSNKDYAHKNKIDITIVVDMLLTGFDSKYLNVLYVDKNLKYHGLIQAFSRTNRVLNDTKPYGNILDFRSQQEAVNQAIALFSGEEYARAKEIWMVDPAPVVIHQFKEAVEKLGIFMEAHNLLNEPEEVYNLKGDAARIAFVKNFKEVQRLKTQLDQYTDLDETQKATIEAILPKETLQEFRSSYLETAKQLREIQQKEGDQAPPQIQQLDFEFVLFASAVIDYDYIMNLIADSTQKKPNKQKMTKTQVISLLSSNANLMDEQEDLTEYINSLDWNSGQDVDSLRKGYETFKDNKYDNELATIAHKHGLQTAALKAFVDNILNRMIFDGEKLTDLLEPLALSWKARRVKELALMEDLVPQLKKVAQGREISGLAAYE; from the coding sequence ATGAATAAAGAAACCCAGATAGAAGGTAAACTAATTGAGCAGTTAAAAGGGCTCAAATATATCTATCGTCCTGATATTACTGATCGGAAATCATTAGAAACTAACTTCCGTCAAAAATTTGACGCATTAAATCGGGTTCGATTAACAGACAGTGAATATTTTCGGCTACGTGAAGAAATCATCAATCCCGATGTCTTTATTGCTTCTAAACTTTTGCGTGAACGGCAGTATTTTCAACGGGAGGACGGCACGCCCCTTCATTACACATTGGTAAATATTAAAGATTGGTGCAGAAATGACTTTGAGGTAATCAGTCAGTTACGGATCAATACAGAAAATAGTCATCAACGCTACGATATTATTTTGCTGATTAATGGCTTGCCTGTGGTGCAGGTCGAATTAAAAAAACTAGACGTTTCACCACGTAAAGCCATTCAGCAAATTGTGGATTACAAAAACGAGCCAGGAAACGGTTACGGGAACTCGCTGCTTTGTTTTATGCAGTTGTTTATCGTGAGCAACGGAAGTAAAACGCTCTATTTTGCGAATAACAAGAATCAACATTTTACCTTCAACGCTGACGAGCAGTTTCTGCCAGTCTATGAATTGGCCGACATTAACAACAAAAAAATCAACAACTTACACGATTTTACCGATACGTTCTTAACCAAGTGTACCCTTGGTGAGATGATCAGCAAGTATATGGTACTGGTGGAAAGTGAGCAGAAATTGCTCGTGATGCGACCCTATCAGATTTATGCCGTAAAAGCCATTGTCGATTGTATTAAGGACAATAGAGGTAACGGGTATATCTGGCACACTACGGGTAGCGGAAAAACACTGACATCGTTTAAGGCCTCTACCCTGTTAAAAAATAATCCCGACATCGAGAAATGTTTGTTTGTCGTCGATCGAAAAGACCTGGACCGACAGACACGCGAGGAATTCAATAAATTTCAGGAAGGTAGCGTAGAAGAAAATACAAATACCGAAACGTTGGTAAGGCGTTTGCTCTCAACCGACTATGCGGATAAAGTCATTGTCACGACCATTCAAAAATTAGGGTTAGCGCTCGACGGCACCTATAAGAAAAACTACAAAGAACGTCTGGAGCCGTTGCGTAACAAACGTATCGCATTCATCTTCGATGAGTGCCACCGTTCGCAATTTGGCGACAACCACAAAGCCATTAAGGAATTCTTTCCAAAGGCTCAGCTATTTGGGTTTACAGGCACGCCTATTTTTGATGAAAATGCTACGTATAACATCCGTGAAGGTGAATACGCTTCGTATAAAACCACTAAGGATATTTTTGAAAAGCAATTACATGCCTATACGATTACCCATGCTATAGAAGACAAAAATGTATTGCGTTTTCACATTGATTATTTCAAAGGGAAAGGTGATCAGCAGGCCAAACCGGGCGAAGCGGTTGCGCAACAAGCGGTGGTAGACGCCATTCTGGCAAAACACAATGCCGCTACTAACCAGCGTAAATTCAATGCCATACTGGCAACGGCTTCGATCAACAACGCGATTGATTATTACCGACTTTTCAAAGAAACTCAGAAAAAGAAACGAAACGAAACTCCGGACTATATTCCGCTGACTATTGCCTGTGTGTTTTCTCCGCCTGCTCAACTGATTGCCAAAGAGGGCGATCAGCAAAGCCAGAAAAACGCTGCTGATATCAAACAGCTTCAGGAAGATTTAACGCAGGAAAAAGAAGACAACCAGCAAAATCCGGAAGAGAAAAAGAAAGCGCTAACGGAAATTATTGCGGATTACAACAAGCAGTTTGGTACCAATCATAGCATCAATGAATTCGATTTGTATTATCAAGATGTTCAACGGCGTATCAAAGACCAGAAATACAGCAATAAAGACTACGCGCACAAAAACAAGATCGACATTACCATTGTGGTGGATATGTTGCTGACGGGCTTTGATTCCAAATACCTGAACGTTTTGTATGTCGATAAAAACCTGAAATACCACGGGCTAATCCAGGCCTTTTCCCGAACCAATCGGGTATTGAACGATACCAAACCGTACGGCAATATTCTGGATTTCCGTTCGCAGCAGGAGGCCGTTAACCAGGCCATTGCCCTATTTTCGGGTGAGGAGTACGCACGTGCGAAAGAAATATGGATGGTTGATCCTGCCCCAGTGGTGATCCATCAATTTAAAGAAGCCGTGGAGAAGTTAGGTATTTTTATGGAAGCCCATAATCTGCTCAACGAACCCGAAGAAGTATACAACCTGAAAGGCGATGCGGCCCGGATTGCGTTTGTAAAAAACTTCAAGGAAGTGCAACGGCTCAAAACGCAGCTTGATCAGTACACCGACCTGGACGAGACCCAAAAGGCAACCATAGAAGCCATTCTGCCCAAAGAAACCTTGCAGGAGTTTCGTAGCTCCTACCTGGAAACGGCCAAACAACTGCGGGAAATTCAGCAGAAGGAAGGCGATCAGGCACCGCCCCAGATTCAGCAACTGGATTTTGAATTTGTCCTGTTTGCGTCTGCCGTAATTGATTACGACTACATCATGAACCTGATTGCCGACAGTACGCAAAAGAAACCCAATAAGCAAAAAATGACTAAAACACAGGTCATCAGCTTACTGAGTTCTAACGCCAACCTGATGGACGAACAGGAAGATCTAACGGAATACATCAATAGTCTGGACTGGAACAGCGGGCAAGATGTGGACAGCTTACGCAAAGGGTACGAGACGTTTAAGGACAACAAGTACGACAACGAACTCGCTACCATTGCTCACAAACACGGATTACAAACAGCAGCCTTGAAAGCCTTTGTGGACAACATCCTGAACCGGATGATTTTTGACGGTGAAAAACTGACTGATCTTTTAGAACCGTTAGCCTTAAGCTGGAAAGCCCGTAGAGTCAAAGAGCTGGCCCTGATGGAGGACTTGGTACCGCAGTTGAAAAAAGTAGCGCAGGGACGTGAAATTTCAGGATTGGCAGCATATGAGTAG
- a CDS encoding AAA family ATPase, translated as MSTVTNFATLAEIAQDFRKDLTGNNRREKDLILFFAHNGTGKTRLSMEFKQAGKAFDADGNVTSRDTLYFNAFTEDLFSWNNDLENDTNRTLKLNADSAFFNGLRELELDVKIESFLTNYVDLKFDIDYDTSTVTFSRSILVDGNEQTVENIKISRGEETLFIWCFFLAICQLAIDKDPAYSWVKYIYIDDPISSLDENNAIAVACDLCNLLTTDGNEIKTVISTHHSLFFNVLYNEFGRKVKNKRYFLHNKGANGYALQDTNDTPFFHHIAILSELKKVAESNKIYTYHFNSLRSILEKTATFFGYDRIDDCIGSLRQEDEVLFERALQLFSHGKYSIFDPVEMGDDNKDLFKRILEGFLTKYSFRFPEIFNEEIQVTE; from the coding sequence ATGAGTACGGTCACTAATTTCGCCACCTTAGCCGAGATAGCTCAGGACTTTCGCAAAGATTTAACGGGCAATAATCGCAGAGAAAAAGACCTTATCTTATTCTTTGCGCATAATGGCACGGGTAAAACCCGGCTTTCGATGGAGTTTAAACAAGCCGGAAAAGCCTTCGATGCCGATGGTAACGTAACAAGTCGGGATACCTTGTACTTCAATGCGTTTACGGAAGATTTGTTTTCCTGGAATAACGACCTGGAAAATGACACCAACCGGACACTCAAACTCAATGCAGACTCTGCCTTTTTTAATGGGCTACGTGAATTAGAGTTAGATGTCAAAATTGAATCGTTCCTAACTAATTATGTCGATTTAAAATTTGATATTGACTACGATACGTCGACAGTAACGTTTTCAAGAAGTATCCTTGTTGACGGCAACGAGCAAACCGTAGAAAACATTAAAATCTCCAGAGGGGAAGAAACCTTATTTATCTGGTGCTTTTTTCTGGCTATCTGTCAATTAGCCATCGACAAAGACCCTGCCTACAGTTGGGTAAAGTATATCTACATAGACGATCCCATATCATCGCTTGACGAAAACAACGCCATTGCCGTAGCCTGCGATCTGTGCAATTTACTCACAACCGATGGTAACGAGATAAAAACAGTGATTTCAACTCACCACAGCCTGTTTTTCAACGTACTCTACAACGAGTTTGGTCGAAAGGTGAAGAACAAACGCTATTTTCTGCACAACAAAGGAGCCAACGGTTATGCCTTGCAGGACACCAACGACACGCCTTTTTTTCATCATATAGCTATCCTGAGCGAACTGAAGAAAGTTGCCGAATCGAATAAAATCTACACGTATCATTTCAATTCGTTGCGGAGTATTCTGGAAAAAACCGCCACGTTTTTTGGTTATGACCGGATTGATGATTGTATAGGAAGCCTACGGCAGGAAGATGAAGTACTTTTTGAGCGGGCCTTACAATTATTCAGTCACGGCAAATATTCCATATTCGATCCCGTAGAGATGGGTGATGACAACAAAGACCTTTTCAAACGAATTCTGGAAGGCTTTCTAACAAAGTATTCGTTTCGCTTTCCCGAAATATTTAACGAAGAAATTCAAGTAACAGAATGA
- a CDS encoding helix-turn-helix transcriptional regulator → MNRIREVLNEKGISQTWLAKKLDKSYNTINEYARNVRQPSIEDLFRIAKILDVTAKDLLKEE, encoded by the coding sequence ATGAACCGGATTAGAGAAGTTCTGAACGAGAAAGGTATCTCACAAACCTGGCTTGCGAAAAAGCTAGATAAAAGCTACAATACTATAAATGAGTATGCTCGCAATGTGAGACAGCCCAGCATCGAAGACTTGTTTCGAATCGCCAAAATTCTTGACGTTACTGCTAAAGATTTACTGAAAGAGGAATGA